One segment of Cetobacterium sp. NK01 DNA contains the following:
- the pta gene encoding phosphate acetyltransferase, whose amino-acid sequence MSIIVQIKEKAKTLGNKIVLPEATDERVIRAAAGVVEEKLGTPVLVGNVETIKEFATKLGVSLEGVEIIDPKTTDKLASYVEKLCELRAKKGMTPEEAERILTTDVNFFGAMMVKMGDVAGMVSGSDSPTANVLRAGLQVVGTKPGVKTVSSVFLMELKHNIETYGEILVFGDCAVIPEPTSEQLADIASEAAVTASTVAGLDPKVALMSFSTKGSAKHESVDVVKKAGEILRERNADFAFEEELQADAALVASVGAKKAPNSKVAGHANVLIFPNLAAGNIGYKLVQRLADAEAYGPLIQGLAAPINDLSRGCSVKDIVDLAAITSVQAGK is encoded by the coding sequence GTGAGCATTATAGTTCAAATTAAAGAAAAAGCAAAAACTTTAGGAAACAAAATAGTTCTTCCTGAGGCTACTGATGAGAGAGTAATCAGAGCAGCTGCAGGAGTAGTTGAGGAGAAGTTAGGAACTCCAGTATTAGTTGGAAATGTAGAGACAATTAAAGAGTTTGCTACAAAATTAGGAGTATCTTTAGAAGGTGTTGAAATAATTGATCCTAAAACTACTGACAAATTAGCTTCATATGTTGAAAAACTTTGTGAGTTAAGAGCAAAAAAAGGAATGACTCCAGAAGAGGCAGAAAGAATATTAACAACTGATGTTAACTTCTTTGGTGCTATGATGGTTAAAATGGGAGATGTAGCTGGAATGGTTTCTGGATCAGACTCGCCTACAGCTAACGTTTTAAGAGCAGGTTTACAAGTTGTTGGAACAAAACCAGGAGTGAAAACTGTGTCATCAGTATTCTTAATGGAGTTAAAGCATAATATAGAAACTTACGGAGAAATATTAGTATTTGGAGATTGTGCTGTAATTCCTGAGCCAACATCTGAGCAATTAGCAGATATTGCATCAGAAGCAGCAGTAACAGCATCAACAGTAGCAGGATTAGATCCAAAAGTTGCACTTATGTCATTCTCTACAAAGGGATCTGCAAAACATGAATCTGTAGATGTTGTAAAAAAAGCAGGAGAAATTTTAAGAGAAAGAAATGCTGATTTTGCATTTGAAGAAGAGCTACAAGCAGATGCTGCTTTAGTAGCATCAGTAGGAGCTAAAAAAGCTCCAAATTCAAAAGTTGCAGGACATGCTAATGTATTAATTTTCCCTAACTTAGCAGCAGGAAATATAGGGTATAAATTAGTTCAAAGATTAGCAGATGCTGAAGCATATGGTCCTTTAATTCAAGGATTAGCAGCACCAATAAATGATTTATCTAGAGGATGTTCAGTTAAAGATATCGTAGATTTAGCTGCAATAACTTCAGTGCAAGCTGGAAAATAA
- a CDS encoding acetate/propionate family kinase produces the protein MKVLVINCGSSSLKYQLLNPESGELFAIGLCERIGIEGSKMEYETPANDFEIEIKQDMPTHKEALELVISAITNPEYGVIKSVEEIDAIGHRVVHGGEKFASSVLVTPEVMAAMEECSELAPLHNPANLLGIRTMQELMPGKPNVGVFDTSFHQTMPKEAYMYALPYEDYTELKVRKYGFHGTSHKFVSGVARELLGNPAESKIIVCHLGNGGSISAVKDGKCIDTTMGLTPLQGIMMGTRCGDIDPAAVLFIKNKRGLSDKEMDDRMNKKSGILGVFGESSDCRDMEIAAAAGNERALLAENMFAYKIRGYVGNYAAQMGGVDAICFTGGIGENSGKVREDVLKGLEFIGVELDKEINSKRQKGNVLLTKETSKVKVFKIPTNEELVIARDTYEIVNAAK, from the coding sequence ATGAAAGTTTTAGTTATTAACTGTGGTAGTTCATCTCTAAAGTACCAATTATTAAATCCTGAATCAGGAGAATTATTTGCAATTGGACTTTGCGAAAGAATTGGAATTGAAGGATCAAAAATGGAGTATGAAACTCCAGCAAATGATTTTGAGATTGAAATAAAGCAAGATATGCCAACTCATAAAGAAGCTTTAGAGTTAGTAATAAGTGCTATTACAAATCCAGAATATGGAGTAATAAAATCAGTTGAAGAAATTGATGCAATTGGTCATAGAGTAGTACATGGTGGAGAAAAATTTGCTTCATCAGTATTAGTAACACCAGAAGTTATGGCGGCTATGGAAGAGTGTTCAGAGTTAGCTCCATTACATAACCCTGCAAACTTATTAGGTATTAGAACAATGCAAGAGTTAATGCCAGGAAAACCAAATGTTGGAGTATTTGATACATCATTCCACCAAACAATGCCAAAAGAAGCTTATATGTATGCATTACCATATGAGGATTATACAGAGTTAAAAGTTAGAAAATATGGATTCCACGGAACATCTCACAAGTTTGTTTCAGGAGTAGCTAGAGAGTTATTAGGAAATCCAGCTGAGTCAAAAATAATTGTTTGTCATTTAGGAAACGGTGGATCAATATCTGCAGTTAAAGATGGTAAATGTATTGATACAACAATGGGATTAACTCCATTACAAGGAATTATGATGGGAACTAGATGTGGAGATATCGACCCAGCAGCAGTATTATTCATAAAGAACAAAAGAGGATTATCAGATAAAGAAATGGATGACAGAATGAATAAAAAATCTGGAATCTTAGGAGTATTTGGAGAGTCTTCAGATTGTAGAGATATGGAAATTGCAGCAGCAGCAGGAAATGAAAGAGCATTACTAGCTGAAAATATGTTTGCTTATAAAATAAGAGGATATGTTGGAAACTATGCAGCTCAAATGGGTGGAGTAGACGCAATTTGCTTCACTGGAGGAATTGGAGAAAATTCTGGAAAAGTAAGAGAAGATGTATTAAAAGGATTAGAATTCATTGGAGTTGAATTAGATAAAGAAATTAATTCTAAGAGACAAAAAGGAAATGTTCTTTTAACAAAAGAAACATCTAAGGTAAAAGTATTTAAAATACCTACAAATGAAGAGTTAGTAATAGCTAGAGATACTTACGAAATTGTAAACGCTGCAAAGTAA